A genomic window from Engraulis encrasicolus isolate BLACKSEA-1 chromosome 14, IST_EnEncr_1.0, whole genome shotgun sequence includes:
- the LOC134462515 gene encoding tubulin alpha-1A chain isoform X1, which produces MRECISIHVGQAGVQIGNACWELYCLEHGIQPDGQMPSDKTIGGGDDSFNTFFSETGAGKHVPRAVFVDLEPTVIDEVRTGTYRQLFHPEQLITGKEDAANNYARGHYTIGKEIIDLVLDRIRKLADQCTGLQGFLVFHSFGGGTGSGFTSLLMERLSVDYGKKSKLEFSIYPAPQVSTAVVEPYNSILTTHTTLEHSDCAFMVDNEAIYDICRRNLDIERPTYTNLNRLIGQIVSSITASLRFDGALNVDLTEFQTNLVPYPRIHFPLATYAPVISAEKAYHEQLSVAEITNACFEPSNQMVKCDPRHGKYMACCLLYRGDVVPKDVNAAIATIKTKRTIQFVDWCPTGFKVGINYQPPTVVPGGDLAKVQRAVCMLSNTTAIAEAWARLDHKFDLMYAKRAFVHWYVGEGMEEGEFSEAREDMAALEKDYEEVGVDSIEGEGEEEGEEY; this is translated from the exons ATG CGTGAGTGTATCTCCATCCACGTGGGCCAGGCTGGCGTGCAGATTGGCAATGCCTGCTGGGAGCTGTACTGTCTGGAGCATGGCATCCAGCCGGACGGGCAGATGCCCAGCGACAAGACCATCGGAGGAGGAGACGACTCCTTCAACACCTTCTTCAGCGAGACTGGAGCTGGCAAGCACGTCCCCAGGGCTGTGTTTGTGGACCTGGAGCCCACAGTCATCG ATGAGGTGCGCACTGGAACCTACCGCCAGCTGTTCCACCCTGAGCAGCTGATCACTGGAAAGGAGGATGCTGCCAACAACTACGCCCGTGGGCATTACACTATTGGCAAGGAGATCATCGACCTGGTTCTGGACAGGATCCGCAAACTG GCTGACCAGTGCACTGGGCTTCAGGGCTTCCTGGTCTTCCACAGCTTCGGAGGTGGCACCGGCTCTGGTTTCACCTCCCTGCTGATGGAGCGCCTCTCTGTCGACTACGGCAAGAAGTCCAAGCTGGAGTTCTCCATCTACCCAGCTCCCCAGGTGTCCACTGCAGTGGTGGAGCCCTACAACTCCATCCTGACCACCCACACCACCCTGGAGCACTCAGACTGTGCCTTCATGGTGGACAATGAGGCCATCTATGATATCTGCCGTAGGAACCTCGATATTGAGCGTCCTACCTACACCAACCTTAACAGGTTGATTGGCCAAATTGTGTCCTCCATCACTGCCTCTCTGCGTTTCGATGGTGCCCTGAATGTTGATCTGACTGAGTTCCAGACCAACTTGGTGCCCTACCCTCGTATCCACTTCCCCCTGGCCACATATGCCCCAGTGATCTCCGCTGAGAAGGCATACCATGAACAACTCTCAGTGGCTGAGATCACCAATGCTTGCTTTGAGCCATCCAATCAGATGGTCAAATGTGACCCCCGTCACGGCAAGTACATGGCCTGCTGCCTGCTGTACCGTGGTGACGTGGTGCCCAAAGATGTCAATGCTGCCATCGCCACCATCAAGACCAAGCGCACCATCCAGTTTGTGGACTGGTGCCCCACTGGTTTCAAGGTGGGCATTAACTACCAGCCCCCTACCGTAGTACCTGGTGGCGACCTGGCCAAGGTGCAGAGGGCCGTGTGCATGCTGAGCAACACCACTGCTATCGCAGAGGCCTGGGCCAGGCTTGACCACAAGTTTGACCTGATGTACGCCAAGCGCGCCTTTGTACACTGGTACGTAGGTGAGGGTATGGAGGAGGGAGAGTTCTCCGAGGCCAGAGAGGACATGGCCGCCCTGGAGAAGGATTACGAGGAGGTCGGTGTCGACTCCATCGAGGGCGagggtgaggaggaaggagaggagtatTAA
- the LOC134462514 gene encoding tubulin alpha-1B chain has translation MRECISIHVGQAGVQIGNACWELYCLEHGIQPDGQMPSDKTIGGGDDSFNTFFSETGAGKHVPRAVFVDLEPTVIDEVRTGTYRQLFHPEQLITGKEDAANNYARGHYTIGKEIIDLVLDRIRKLADQCTGLQGFLVFHSFGGGTGSGFTSLLMERLSVDYGKKSKLEFSIYPAPQVSTAVVEPYNSILTTHTTLEHSDCAFMVDNEAIYDICRRNLDIERPTYTNLNRLISQIVSSITASLRFDGALNVDLTEFQTNLVPYPRIHFPLATYAPVISAEKAYHEQLSVAEITNACFEPANQMVKCDPRHGKYMACCLLYRGDVVPKDVNAAIATIKTKRTIQFVDWCPTGFKVGINYQPPTVVPGGDLAKVQRAVCMLSNTTAIAEAWARLDHKFDLMYAKRAFVHWYVGEGMEEGEFSEAREDMAALEKDYEEVGVDSIEGEGEEEGEEY, from the exons ATG CGTGAGTGTATCTCCATCCACGTGGGCCAGGCTGGCGTGCAGATTGGCAATGCCTGCTGGGAGCTGTACTGTCTGGAGCATGGCATCCAGCCGGACGGGCAGATGCCCAGCGACAAGACCATCGGAGGAGGAGACGACTCCTTCAACACCTTCTTCAGCGAGACTGGAGCTGGCAAGCACGTCCCCAGGGCTGTGTTTGTGGACCTGGAGCCCACAGTCATCG ATGAGGTGCGCACTGGAACCTACCGCCAGCTGTTCCACCCTGAGCAGCTGATCACTGGAAAGGAGGATGCTGCCAACAACTACGCCCGTGGGCATTACACTATTGGCAAGGAGATCATCGACCTGGTTCTGGACAGGATCCGCAAACTG GCTGACCAGTGCACTGGGCTTCAGGGATTCCTGGTCTTCCACAGCTTCGGAGGTGGCACCGGCTCTGGTTTCACCTCCCTGCTGATGGAGCGCCTCTCTGTCGACTACGGCAAGAAGTCCAAGCTGGAGTTCTCCATCTACCCAGCTCCCCAGGTGTCCACTGCAGTGGTGGAGCCCTACAACTCCATCCTGACCACCCACACCACCCTGGAGCACTCAGACTGTGCCTTCATGGTGGACAATGAGGCCATCTATGATATCTGCCGTAGGAACCTCGATATTGAGCGTCCTACCTACACCAACCTTAACAGGTTGATTAGCCAAATTGTGTCCTCTATTACCGCCTCACTGCGTTTCGATGGTGCTCTGAATGTTGATCTGACTGAGTTCCAGACCAACTTGGTGCCCTACCCTCGTATCCACTTCCCCCTGGCCACATATGCCCCAGTGATCTCCGCTGAGAAGGCATACCACGAGCAGCTCTCAGTGGCTGAGATCACCAATGCTTGCTTTGAGCCAGCCAATCAGATGGTCAAATGTGACCCCCGTCACGGCAAGTACATGGCCTGCTGCCTGCTGTACCGTGGTGACGTGGTGCCCAAAGATGTCAATGCTGCCATCGCCACCATCAAGACCAAGCGCACCATCCAGTTTGTGGACTGGTGCCCCACTGGTTTCAAGGTGGGCATTAACTACCAGCCCCCTACCGTAGTACCTGGTGGCGACCTGGCCAAGGTGCAGAGGGCCGTGTGCATGCTGAGCAACACCACTGCTATCGCAGAGGCCTGGGCCAGGCTTGACCACAAGTTTGACCTGATGTACGCCAAGCGCGCCTTTGTGCACTGGTACGTAGGTGAGGGTATGGAGGAGGGAGAGTTCTCCGAGGCCAGAGAGGACATGGCCGCCCTGGAGAAGGATTACGAGGAGGTCGGTGTCGACTCCATCGAGGGCGagggtgaggaggaaggagaggagtattaa
- the suox gene encoding sulfite oxidase, mitochondrial, whose protein sequence is MQHLRHCQGLARVGLLGTQRAQLLKDVAPAVAACAGPLAGRWQRRGNSSNDQSGQAHSGFNPRWPHLLAGLVAGTGAVLAYGLRNSQSGQERIAIEPASQSSIEPVSQSSLPVYTQEEVSRHKNLDDGVWVTYKGGVYDITEFINMHPGGDKILLAAGGALEPFWALYAVHSQEHVLEILAEYKVGELNPEDRKRQQKVSDASDPYSTDPERHPALRINSAKPFNAEPPPQLLTDSYITPNALFFKRNHLPVPQVDPKTYKLEIEGLPKGSVSLSLHDLKTRFPKHTVTATLQCAGNRRSEMNSVKQVKGLNWGIAAISNATWSGARLRDVLLAAGYTPEVAAKARHVQFEGLDRDVTGTTYGASIPLVKAVSEFGDVLLAYEMNGEDLPPDHGYPVRAVVPGTVGARNVKWLGKIVVSEEESKSHWQQNDYKGFSPSTDWDTVDFKSAPAIQELPIQSAITTPAEGTSVDRSMEEVTVKGYAWSGGGREVVRVDVTVDGGKTWHIAQLQDSEKGQEGTAQTPPPPTGQAWAWKLFEATVPLPPEHQELEIMCKAVDNSYNTQPDTVAPIWNLRGVLSNAWHRVTVKINEDSEE, encoded by the exons GGCCCAGCTCTTGAAGGATGTAGCACCCGCAGTGGCAGCATGTGCGGGTCCCTTGGCTGGACGCTGGCAGAGGCGTGGCAACTCCTCCAATGACCAGTCAGGGCAGGCTCACAGCGGCTTCAACCCCAGGTGGCCACACCTGCTAGCAGGACTGGTGGCTGGGACAGGGGCCGTCTTGGCATATGGCCTCCGCAACAGTCAG TCTGGGCAGGAGCGGATAGCCATCGAGCCGGCCTCCCAGTCCTCCATCGAGCCGGTCTCCCAGTCCTCCTTGCCCGTCTACACCCAGGAGGAGGTTTCCAGGCACAAGAACCTGGACGACGGCGTGTGGGTGACCTACAAGGGGGGCGTCTACGACATCACAGAGTTCATCAACATGCACCCGGGCGGCGATAAGATCCTCCTGGCCGCAGGGGGCGCTCTGGAGCCCTTCTGGGCACTCTATGCCGTGCACAGCCAAGAGCACGTGCTGGAAATACTGGCCGAGTACAAG GTGGGCGAGCTGAACCCGGAGGACCGGAAGCGTCAGCAGAAGGTGTCGGACGCGTCGGACCCCTACTCCACGGACCCCGAGAGGCACCCGGCACTGCGCATCAACAGCGCGAAGCCCTTCAACGCCGAGCCGCCGCCGCAGCTGCTCACCGACTCTTACATCACGCCCAACGCCCTCTTCTTCAAGCGCAACCACCTGCCCGTGCCACAGGTGGACCCCAAGACCTACAAGCTGGAGATCGAGGGCCTGCCCAAAGGCTCTGTGTCGCTGTCACTACACGACCTGAAGACGCGCTTCCCCAAGCACACGGTCACAGCCACGCTGCAGTGTGCCGGAAACCGCCGCTCAGAGATGAACAGCGTCAAGCAGGTGAAGGGCCTGAACTGGGGCATCGCGGCCATCAGCAACGCCACCTGGTCGGGGGCGCGTCTACGGGACGTGCTGCTCGCGGCGGGCTACACCCCCGAGGTGGCCGCCAAGGCGCGCCACGTGCAGTTCGAGGGGCTGGACCGCGACGTGACCGGCACCACCTACGGGGCCTCCATACCGCTGGTCAAGGCTGTGAGCGAGTTCGGCGACGTGCTGCTGGCGTACGAGATGAACGGAGAAGACCTCCCTCCGGATCACGGCTACCCCGTGCGCGCGGTCGTCCCGGGAACGGTGGGAGCGCGCAACGTCAAGTGGCTGGGCAAGATCGTGGTGAGcgaggaggagagcaagagtcACTGGCAGCAGAACGACTACAAAGGCTTCTCCCCCAGCACCGACTGGGACACGGTCGACTTCAAGTCGGCGCCCGCCATCCAGGAGCTGCCCATCCAGTCGGCCATCACCACGCCGGCCGAGGGCACCTCCGTGGACCGCAGCATGGAGGAAGTCACGGTGAAGGGCTACGCGTGGAGCGGCGGCGGCCGCGAGGTGGTCAGGGTGGACGTGACGGTGGACGGGGGCAAGACGTGGCACATCGCCCAGCTCCAGGACAGCGAGAAGGGGCAAGAGGGCACGGCgcagaccccccctccccccacggGTCAGGCCTGGGCCTGGAAGCTGTTCGAGGCCACCGTGCCTCTGCCTCCCGAGCACCAGGAGCTGGAGATCATGTGCAAGGCCGTGGACAACAGCTACAACACCCAGCCGGACACTGTGGCTCCCATCTGGAACCTGCGAGGGGTGCTCAGCAACGCCTGGCACCGAGTCACAGTGAAGATAAACGAGGACAGCGAGGAGTAG